The DNA sequence ATCAGTAAATTTACTTGATCTTACGTtaacaacagagaaaaaaatttgcatgtaaACGGCGAATTTTTCTCTGTTACTGTATTCATACAGAGCGCCTTGCTTGCAATTTTTTCCCCTCTATACGGCGAGGTGATTATTATTGTTCTGGAAATTATCCCAAAACAGTAAGAAATTAGTGtattacaaataaaagtttaaCTTGTGTATCCTTAGCTTTTTTCAAAGGAAACTTGCACTAAAATAACTCGCCAGTGAGAAAAATTAGGCTTTGCCCACAGTGCATTTCACTTGCCATTGCTTGGCAAAAAAGGTTAAAACTAGCTGAATCATGCTATCCTAGGCCTAatttctctttgtttgtttgttgtttttttttttcagtttccaaaAGTTTTCGGTTGAGGGTTCGGAAAGAAAGCACTTTATGTACTTAGcttaaaggaaaacaaaacaaatctgcTGGTAACTCTTGATTAGCAGACCCAATGCTAATGATGTCTTAAGTAACAGGCTGGTTATGTGTTAAACAGTTAATTGAAACATGAGTTTTCTTGAAACCACAGATACTCCACCCCTCAAAAGAGCAATATCACAGGATGGGGAGGTTCGCAAAGAGTATGAAGAAGAAATGAGAAAGGTAAACTGTACTTTTATAATACAGAAACCAGTGCTCTCAGTAAGCTCTAATGGCTGACCAAAAGTACTATTGGCTTCTTCACTTGGAGGAGTGGGCTACTTTCCCCCCTTAAACTAAAGTTATCAGTGAATGAAAACCTGTCCTTAACCTTACTgatacagttaaacctctctacaacggctaCCTTTGGCACAGAAAAAAGTGGCCactgtagagaggtggccgttgtagagaggttgaaacaaaaGTGAATGCACGGACTTTCGGCAAAAAAaatggctgttgtagagaggtggctgttagtGAAGGTGCAACTGTAAAATATAGATGGTTTTCAATGTGacatcatcaaattgtaaagtcaaaatggcgaggttttacgaattcctatttacactaggttgaagataaacaaaaaataaatctttgtacaagtttccagtcctgtagcatgtttcatttcgaaaatacacaATTTGAACTTTCGAGTTTCCACAGTGCGTGACATCAAAATAGGAATACtgtcctcttgattttcagcagtataaccatttcaagtattagaggGTATGTTTATGTGAACGTATGCTAGTTCTTGAgtaaaaagaaagagcttttatagaaaaaaaggaactccagatttttttgttgatttccggcggccatattggtgcaccaaaacggtgcaccaatatggtgTCTCCATACTAAGTTCTCCacaggtgcgtgaaacgtttcggcaaataattcCGAAACTGTGGGCCATAAAGACCttagacttggacaaattgtttatataatagtcttttataacatttcattttcttgacttcttccactggacggtttccaatttattttttcgttgcatgacagtgaaaacgatctattggtTTACTCTACTCTCAAACCACCTGCCTGTATCTCAAGTTTTATGAATATCCCTGAGTAATAATAGTAACGTTATTTTAAAGAGGAAGCTGCAGTCACCAAAAGGTGCTTTACAAAGAGAACCTCAAAATCAGATGGGGCAAGAAGAGGAAAATTTAGTCAAGCTGAGTTTAACTAAATTAATGAGTGTAATTTTTTCTCTTGTCAGTTACAACAAGCAAGGGAACAAGAGATGCAGGCAAGTGAAGAAGTTGTGCGTAAACTACTAGAGGAGGAACAAAAACTTGCAAGGTCAATAGAGCACCAGGCATTACAAGATGAAGAACTTGCCAGACAGATATTGTTAGAAGAGAAAGAACAGGTAATTAAATTGAATGCCATAGGATAAGAGAACAGTAGAGTTACTGGCACTGTCGTCAGGGGCATTCAGCCACCCTAAGTTTAAATCAGAATGAGCTAAAATTATGGTGAAAGTATACAAAAAATGGCAGAAGGGTTACTCTTTATATGCTGCTCTTTAACTGTTAATAATTGTATACCCATTTTTTGTTGGCAGAGgtttagttttacttttgtCAGTTAGAGTGTGTATGACACAGGAACAAGAAGGCTGCCTTATAATCTCATAGTTACCATTCCGTTCGTCAAAATACAAGGGACAGAATAAGTAAATTAGAATTTGTATACTTTGCAAAGCATACCGTGgctatatttatatttatctgacattttaacatttttaacatgGCTGTAGCTTATATTAGTTAAGTTTTTAGTTCTCTACTTctattatgtatttatttatctgAGATCATTTATCTTTCTATTATTTTACAAGGCCTCACTGAATATCACTCTTTGTGAAGTGAGCTCCCTGTAtgaagattgttattattattattattattattattattattattattatcatcaataTTTCCTATATTTTTTAGAATTCACAAGGAAAAGAGATACTTTTGCAGCCAAGCTCATCAAAAACTTTGTCAACTGGTGCAAATTCAAAAcaagggaaaggaaagaagaTTAAATCACAGAGAACGCAAGACCATCATGGCTGCAACACACTGGATAGATGGTTTTCTCCTACCAGACAACCAAACAATCAAGGTAATGCACATTCCTGTTTTACAATTTATGATGTTTGCATTGAACTTAAGCTGAATTAGAGAAGTTATGGCCGCTGTTCTTGCTCTTAACCTACAAAACAAATCAGTCTTAAAAATCAGACCTACCACTGACGTAAGATTGTCATAGATTAGATTAGTgtgtattttaaatttcttataTTTGAACCACAGGAGAAAGATTTAACAATTTGAAAGACCATTATAGCTATGTACTCAACCATACTTATAGCAACTGCAATAAACAAGTTCACTTTTTGAATCAATCTGCGAAGATGTGATAAAATGTCTTTATACATAttactattttattttgtttcctgcAGTTCAACTAAAACTTTTAGTGCTAagtcatttaaaaaataataatctgtTAGACTAGTCTTGTGGTTTTGTGGTTACTTATAATGGTTACTCCCATTTTCTATAGGTTTAGAAAAGAGCAGATGTGACCTTGTAAACAATAAGAATCATTGGAGAACAACAGACTCAGATGCATCTGGACTTAATTATTTATCACACAACATCTCTGATCTCATTAATGAAAGAAAGGAGCAAGAAGACAGAGACTTTCAATTTGCATTGAAATTACAAAACGAGTTTGATTTAGCAAATCAGAAAAATGTACAAGtagagagaaagaaaggaacTGTTGATGGTTACATGTTGCGAAGTGAAGCTTGTTCTAATAATGCAAATTAAACTATAAATATTTATGCTAGGGGTAGTtatgaaattatttttcttagcattGGCTTGATTTTCACAAAATAACAGAAAACCCTAGCTAAATCTGTGTTTATGTGAGTTTAAAGAATTTTAAAGGGAAACACTTTCCAGTTGTGATTGTTCTTGTGCAAGGAAGTTTTAGAAGAGGAGAAAAATAACTGTTATGCTGTGAATTATTGTAAATACCAATGCTTACAAATTAAGTAAAATAATTTGGGGgatttttcttattatttttttagtaatTAAAAGAATGCACATGCAGTGTaaataaatatgcaaaataaaaacaaaacattgttAGCATACTGATTGAGTGCGGTTTATTGTACAATACAGTATAAATAATTAGTtcgtattttagcaataattgtGTATCCCATTGTCTCTGAGCTGACATGATAATTAACTGTCAACCATTTAAGCTACAATAAGGactctcttgacagtgtataaGGTTTATTATAATATATCATTGTATTTCCAGTTCCCAATCTCAATGTTGTAATTACACATGCATCGCATGTATGTAGCGAGCATTTGTTTGAAGTTCCACTCTTCCACTTACAAAGAATGGAATGCATAGAACATGATTTGATCACTCACATTTGTACCATGATCACTTGTAATCTGATCAcacgtgttttgaccatctatcACATGAACCTTGCGCAAAGCTCAGCATAGGAGCAAAAGTGTTTTGACCATCGATCGTTGTTGCCCGCACCTTGAAACCTTTGGCTATTACTACTGACTAGTCTCAAAAAGGTCAAAAAAGtatttaacttaaaaaaaattgcttacaGAGGCAGAAAGGAATGAAGAAAGGCACTTGTCTTGCATATTCAAATTCTCACTAATCCGAGTCTGGATAGGAGTCAACAAATGACGCTAACATCTCAAAAGTCTCATCATTATCCTGGAAAAGCCAAAAAATTAGGGTCAGACAGGGTTTTTGGTAGCATTTGGAAGTACCAGATACAGTGGTTCAGCTGGCAGACATGCACCATTCGTGCCACTGGTGTGAACATTGAGTGCCGAACTCCTAGGGGGGTGCGGGGGCATGCCTGAGCGAGTGACTAATTTGCATATCCTAGTCCCTGCAATCCCCACGAGTTAAAAACGATTTTCACacctaaaaaaattattattattttgtgtgtGAACTACCAGACGTTACATGTCAAACTACTGGACGTTGCATCTGGCGTCTGGCCTGAAATGAAACCCCTGGTCAGATAAAGTAAAACAACATatcaaatacagtcaactctttctaagacagacacctggCGGGGGTAAGCACTATGTGTCCATCTTAGacaggtgtccatcttatagagaggaAACTAAACAGCGTTAgaaaaggcagggaccaactctaggtgtctgttttatagtgaggtgtccgttaagagagagttggcTGTACCTAGGAATTTCTAACTTTTACCAAACTGTAGATGACTGGAAGAAATTGTTGATGAGCTATTGTTTTGTGGTTCAGATGTGGTTCATTGTCACACCAACAAACTCCTTTCACTTTACAGTTAATGataagaaacatttaaaaaaatacaaaaaattttACTTACTTCATTTGTCGCTGCTGCTTCTCTCTCTTCGCGTTCTTTGTCTCTAGTGTGGCCAATCCATTGTTCTTCGCTTGTTGTTGTACCTTCACGCTGTTTGTCATTCAACATCTGATCAGAACCAATACAACTGTCATCAGCTCTTCTTCTCTTTGGTTCAGATGATCCAAAAGTGTTATGTGTATCATGCAATACTGCTGACTGAAAGAAAGATGTAGTAACATCTCTTTGTTCTCTTTCATGGGCAGTATTTTCCGACACTGTTTTACTCTTATTTGCATCAATGAATCCTTCCTGGTTAAGCAATTGTGGCATTGAGCTGTCAGAACTTGATGTGGAAGCCTGTATTCTTGCTAATTGGCTAGCATTGTCCGTTAGTATGCAGTGGTCAACCTGGCTGTTTGATGTTTCATTTTGGTTAACAGAACTTTTTTGAAATGTATGATGTTCATATTCCTCAGATATATTCCTGACACTAGTTAAAGATGAATTGACATCACTGCTTTCTGTAGCCTGACCCTTTTCTGTGTATCTCAAGGAGTTTTGTCCTATTTCTGAATATCCAACACCATTGCTGTTTTCAAATGATCCTCTGCTCAAAATGCTTTGCTGAGGTAAAGAATTTCCACTTCCTGTTTGAACAAGTGATCTTGACGTAACTGACACGGATGAACTTTGATCAAAGTCAGTGGACAAGGGGCCATTACTGGGATGGTGTTCAGAGGTACTTAGTGACAGTGGCCCAGCAGCAGAGCACACTTGTGGAAAGGACCTTGGATGGATGATGGAGTTAGCTACAGCTAAGGCCTCCTGACAAAAACTTGAtacctgaaaacaaaaagaactgaAATAATATTGCTCAGCCAGCTGGAAAGAGGCAGATGTACCTTTTTTTATCCACAGAGATCTGCAATTTAGTTTGATAAAAACAACTCATCTATTTACCCGAGAATTCCCAGGCCTGTAGGTGCTTATTAGCCAAGAAGCATTTtcattaatgtattcttttatGAAGGATCTTTTGTGGTTTTGTTTAGTTTAATTACCTGATCCCCCCAGTGAAAAGTAGCATTTTGATAGCACCTTCTTTGTAGTTTATGTTGGGCACTTTCAGAGCTGTCAATTAAGAGCTGGGGGTTGGGGCTTCCCCCCGCTACTTTAACCCTTTCAGACACAAGAGTCACTGaccaaagtcaattttctcCACACAAAATCAGTACATAATCAAGGGAAAatgttgtgagaattaataagATAATCACTTGATAAGAAAAGCTTTGATatacaaacaaattctcttgaCCAGTTCTTCAAGGAAATGCATGTAGATCAGTCTGGAGAGTTTGTATTTGGATATAGGGCTTCATAAAGGGTTAAGCTTGATCACCGGCTACTTTCATAAGAAACAAGtagaaaatagaaccaaaagaaattcctAGGCATTCAATCCCAGCCTATAAATTTCATATACTCCACAACTTgcaatcttagtgacagccctgcagTTGAAAAGCAATTACGCTTTTCCCACTTTGGATATCATGCTATCATCTGTTAGCTAAGGGGTTAAAACATAGCAAAGTACCTTGAGATCAGCATCTTGAAGTCCCTCACTAAACAATCTAACAGCATGATTGACAGGTGACGGAACGTTAGGTGAGTTTACAAGAAGACAACACTGAAGAATGTGGTACAAAGCCTGCCGACAGTCAGGACTGCTGAATGGTATTGGGAAGGAGTCATATGGCGACTGCTGACACTGAATAATGAGCCTTATTATGTATACTTGAATTTcctaaaaacaaataataataagcCTCATGAGAATGCATGGAAGATAGAAAGAGTATGCGACAGTTCAAGCACAAGTGAGGTATTCTTCTCTCAAAACGTACCCTAAATGTACCTTGGGGAATATCATTTCCAGAAGCAATAAGAACTGCAGATAAAGCTGTTAAAAAGATAACAATAGTTAATGGAACATATGAACATAGTTTGCAGTGATTACAATAAATCATCAAATACATGCAGGCAGAGACTGATCTTGAAATAGTGCGCTCATTACATCCCTCCTACACTTTGGAAGGACAAAGTCTATTGATGCAGTGGAATCGCCCCATGCAAAGGAATCCGggatacagctcaaggaatttGGAAACACACACTGATGGTTGGAATCTGGTATCCAAgctccactgacaaagaatcacGAATCAAGTACCTGGAATCAGGATCCACAGCTTAGACTGTCTTTGATTCCCTCATATGAGGTAAAAtggaataatttattttaactaGAAGCTGAAGAATGATTGTGATTAAATTTACCTCTTAGAGCTCTGTAAGTGACCATCTCATTTGCCTTTGTATCAAACTTCTGTTGACCTGTgcaaaaaaaagagatacaactACCTACTCAAATAAAGTATGTACGTGTGTAGATACTAATCATGATATAAAACAGtcctaaaaacaaaatcacagaAAACGGCAGGGGCAAAAGCAAAATTGTCTTAAAAATCAACAGACATAATTACCTGTTAGTAGTTGATCAACATCATCttgcagttttcttttctttgcctCCAGAGAAAGAAAAGTGCACAATGGGTGATTAATTTGGGTGTTTTCTATCATTTGAGTGGTCACTGCAGTATTTCGTCTACATGACAAACCACCAAAAGAGGCCATTCACACAATGACAACAAGGCTCTGCAACTATCAGACACCTTTGAACAAGATGTCACTTTGTTGTTCAAATTACTGATTTTGTTATTGAATCCTCATGGAGATTACTACAAGTATTATTAGAAGAAGGAAAACAGGTTGGTGGCTGTAGTAAGATaaggtcattttgaaaatggccTGAGATGTTTGGACATGAAAGGGTTTCAGTTGAAAATGGTACCTTTTTTGACATCTGTTGATTTCCAGTGCTTGTAGTTGGCAATAACTaaataaagcagaacaaaatagattacttttttttaatgttaccTATATGTACAGACAAtggtaaaaataaacttttatgTTACATAATCTTACAGTGCAACAACCTCAAACAAAATTTATGTGTTTGACATTGGTAGTTTTTATATTTCAAAGATTCACAGACCCTTTACCCCCTTCCATATCATTACCTTAGTTTGAGAAGCCATAGGTTTTATGTCATCCAACATCTGCTGTACCAGTTTAGCCACCACACCACCCCCCTCAGGTAGGCCCCTTGTCAGTTGAACCAAGCGTTCAATGCACAGATACACACTACACCTTAGTTTCCTATCAAGGGTATAAAAAGACAGCCAATGTCAGAGAAGCTGGTCCCAACAATTCCATATGCACTTCTAAGTCACTACAATCATTATATTATGTCCACTAAAGTGTCACCTGACCTATAAGATTTGTCTTGACCATGTGAAGGATTTTGCTGCTTTGTCCAAGTGAGCTCTTGAATCAGCATTCTCACTACTGAATCACAGTGAGGCAGAATTAGTCCTCTACACCTATAGGAGACAGTAATGGGAACAAActttaatgtaaaaaaaaactaaaatatgtCATTTTGTACATGCAATTTGTTCACCCTTAAAACAGGAATTTGTTTGCAAGTGTCCATGTATTCCATACTGAACTGGAATTTGAAAGAGACAGGAAAATGGAGTACCTAGAGAAATATCCTCAAAAAAGAACTCTACAAATTGCTTGAACTTGACTTAAACATTATATACCACTTATTAACTGAGAGTGAGGTCATTagagggaaatctcagaccaaGGCCCTGGTGTATTGACCAAGCGAAAGcaaggtcaatacatcaaggccgaggtctgagatttccctctATTAACTCAACAGATGAGGTTAAGAAGTAATTTATTACATGGCATTTTCATTATGGATGACCTGggcctgcgatcaattaaaaccatTAACTGGTTAGCGGATAACTTTTAAAAAGCATGTCAGCTCAGtgagttgtacacttgagccTGCAATATAGTCATGACATGGGTCAGCAGATACCATAAGGGTGTCAGTAGGTACTATATAATTATATGattcaagttaaacacagatttatatgccttggacacctagcttgtaatgcccggtcattacaagaaaataatgcccgcttagcagccaatcagagtgtgTGTACTATTgcagccatataataataataatagagaaaCAATGAGAACACATTTAGGTAGCTTCACTAAACCAGGAGCCAActttgccattttctttttcatcttaTAGGCAACAAGACAGTAAAAATGCTACCAAGGGAATGACATATTATAACATACCTTGTTATGATATTACTTAGCAAATCTACTGCACTTGTATGGATCAAAGGTATACTTGCTCTTAGCAGTACTGATTCTACAATTACCGCATTTTTCTGCAAATGAAATGGTAAATATTCATGGGAAAAAACTCAGCATAAGTTATTTAATTGTGCCTGTCACAGTTCATTTTTTCGGTAGTATTTCCTTcaatttttccctttgttttttgaTATGATAATGTGTGCTAATGAATTTCAATAAAAAGGGAAGAactaaattaacaaaaaaatataaaatcaacGTCTGCAACATATCTACACAGAGTACAATGATTAATGATAAATTTTCTCATCTGTAACATAATTCAAATCGTACCAGTTACATATCAGAGTATTCTAAGCAATGAACTTCatatagctgattcaataaGGGTTTCTTTGCCCAGGGAGTTGGGAATTATGCTCtgggaagctattgtttggtgacCAATCAATTCAATCAAATCATTCTTGGCCCTAATGCCCAATGCCCAATTGTCAATGACCAAACACCAAAgcattacatttttttaataaggTATATACAGCAATCCACTGAACTTACCAGAGAGTTAGTTGTGACTGCTATTATTCTGTTCACAAGGTTAATGGTAGCTTCAACAGGAACTGTAACAACTTTAAAGTACTGCTCTctgaaataataatatcaaaaacatttttaataataataatgattataataatagtaataataatgataaaattaatgaGCGAGAGCATGCTTTAGTATACCCTTCATAAGAAAGAGCATTATTTTGAAATCAAAGCGTCCTGAAGGCAATAAAAGCCACTATCCATAGACATATATTTTTAAGCAAAGCCCAGAGCATTCTTTATAAGTGGGTCGGTGGCTAAACTAAAGCAGAATCACAAAAATGACTTCTAATCACCATACATCATGTATATTCAAAAAGTACTCATTGGGTCTCTGATGATACCTCTATGCATGTAGTAGAAATACCTGGTCATTACAGACAgatatgaaaatgaaatagaataaaagaaaagtacCTGATCATTACAGACAGACATTGCAGGAGTGTCATACATCGGGTGACAAGGGTGTATGTCCGGCCAGGTTCAACCTGTGGAATTTCACCGAGGAGTAATGTTTCAGACTCTTGAGTAGATTCCTGGGAGGAATCAGATGAGACTGGAGAAGAAAGGACAGGTATGGAATTAATTTTATCACTGTTACCTAACCTAAAACTCAATCAAATTAACAGACTATGGATGATAGTCTATCACAAACCAGGTTCAACATTTTCATAGGCAACATCTAGTAACTTGTGAATTGTAGAAACAATCTTATTCCACTGTGTTCCCCAAGGACAAAGCTGCCTTTTTCCACTGGAACTACTTCGACTGCACCTTGGCAACACGGCATAACAATGACAGCTATCCTGCAAGCAGTGAATAGAGAAAAAACCAATTACCAATGCCTTCAATCTACAAGCTCTAAGTATGATTTAGAATCATTAATTACTTGTTGTTTACCTTTCTTGTGTTTTCACAGGTTGAATTTAAGAGAGGTAACAGGAAATTCTCAATCTGATTCTAAAATGAAAGCAAAATGTTAAGGTTAAAAAGGTGAAAGGATCGTTTTGTACTGTAGTGAAAGTGTACTTTCTTCCtggaattttttgaaaagaaagctcttgatgagcTCCATTCAATCatctaaaaattgcaaatttgaaaaatgatgatttttttaccctggatgataccttaagctagtttacaggcactccactcatgCAATTACTGGACACGACACAAGTGTTGTTTTCCGCTGGCTCAGGAACAAAAAAGGGAGTCTGGGTCTTAGCCCTCCCCTACCCTAAGCCATTAGCCATTGTTGTGCAGCTTTTGTTGGCCACGAGTTTTCAGTACATTAGTTAGTTGTTGTCTGTTTAGTTTGTCAGTTTTGTCATGGCACGTAATCTAGGGaccttttccttgttttttgccCTGTTGTACTATTTTGACATGAATGGTCAGGCTGTGTGGTTTGTGCATTTTGTAACGAGCCTTCTTTTAAGGGTCAATGATGTCtcgtgttaaaataaagatgACTTTTGAAGACATTAGAGCTTTGTGATAATATTAACTAACCTACATTGTTATTGCAGAAAGGGAAAGTGGGGAGAGGGGGGCGGTGGGTTGACACTCCTTATGCCTCATGCTTTActcttttgtttgtaaatccaGCCATAAAAAAGATACTCACTCTGAAAGGTCCAGTTGGTCCAGGAAAGTGACACACACAGGAGGAAAGGATGGACAAAACAGAGGAAATATCCTGTAAAGAAGCATTTTGATTCAAtaactggaaataaaaaaaagtctaGTACTAAGAAGGATGAACCCACCAACATCTATGAGTTGTATGATCCATCTCATAGGAGAAGACCACCACAGAGACTACAGAAGTCCTTTTCCAACCAAGCCCAGGAATGGATCAACCCCAATAAGTATTTCTCAGAGGACGACCTCATGTACACTACCTAGGACCCAGTTGGAGAGACCTTCTAGTTGACTGTTGTTCAGTCGGCTGATGATGAAAGTACTATCTGCATTCTATATTGGTGCAAGAGTCATTATAGGTGTCTCTCTATAACACTCACCGAGCATTTTTTGGACAACATGGTAGATATAATAGTAGGTAACACAGAGTTTGCCAACTCTCTTGAAAGTTCTGAAAACTAAGACAGACGGACTGTTAGTTGTAAGGGGATGTCATCAGACCCTTCTCTGAATGTGTGGTCAGTTGAGGGCATACTGCAAGCAAATACTAAAGCCCTTTAGGCACTGATATCAGCATGGTTATTCTCCAAACTGTTCACTATACGTTTCCTATCATACACGTACTCATAAGTAGCATTTCTTTAGCAATCAACCTTTTACATTTGGTGATTAtactataataattattatagtcATGCCCTTTAGCTCATAAAggagtgttatttttttattatttttaccttagacactgatcatttttaggagttaaaagaagagaaaactaactttaaaaaattaacagtAATCCTGGTCGTAAAGACCAACACCCCAAAACACACATGGGCATATATTATAAACATTTTCATGTCTGTTTCTGTAATACCTCAACTGCATATTGCAAAGTTTTATCAATGAGTATACTGCAATACTGTGTGATGTTTGGTCTTTCTTGAGTCTGCAAACATTAAAAAGAGAGACATTGTTGCTAACAGCAGTCTTCACAATTCAACTGAAAATATACCAGGCTAAGAAGATCCAAAATTTGGAGAGTTTTTGGGCCATATAACTATCATC is a window from the Porites lutea chromosome 10, jaPorLute2.1, whole genome shotgun sequence genome containing:
- the LOC140950000 gene encoding proline-, glutamic acid- and leucine-rich protein 1-like, whose amino-acid sequence is MAAELSTLVASFLDTNPQIYAPLFLECVNSKRHLNNEKIRDDWIGKVHTFLNSKTDSWLGVCLLGVTIEQCDTDTFTKHCASWLRTILQIIQTQERPNITQYCSILIDKTLQYAVEFSELSRELANSVLPTIISTMLSKKCSDISSVLSILSSCVCHFPGPTGPFRNQIENFLLPLLNSTCENTRKDSCHCYAVLPRCSRSSSSGKRQLCPWGTQWNKIVSTIHKLLDVAYENVEPVSSDSSQESTQESETLLLGEIPQVEPGRTYTLVTRCMTLLQCLSVMIREQYFKVVTVPVEATINLVNRIIAVTTNSLKNAVIVESVLLRASIPLIHTSAVDLLSNIITRCRGLILPHCDSVVRMLIQELTWTKQQNPSHGQDKSYRKLRCSVYLCIERLVQLTRGLPEGGGVVAKLVQQMLDDIKPMASQTKLLPTTSTGNQQMSKKAKKRKLQDDVDQLLTGQQKFDTKANEMVTYRALRALSAVLIASGNDIPQGTFREIQVYIIRLIIQCQQSPYDSFPIPFSSPDCRQALYHILQCCLLVNSPNVPSPVNHAVRLFSEGLQDADLKVSSFCQEALAVANSIIHPRSFPQVCSAAGPLSLSTSEHHPSNGPLSTDFDQSSSVSVTSRSLVQTGSGNSLPQQSILSRGSFENSNGVGYSEIGQNSLRYTEKGQATESSDVNSSLTSVRNISEEYEHHTFQKSSVNQNETSNSQVDHCILTDNASQLARIQASTSSSDSSMPQLLNQEGFIDANKSKTVSENTAHEREQRDVTTSFFQSAVLHDTHNTFGSSEPKRRRADDSCIGSDQMLNDKQREGTTTSEEQWIGHTRDKEREEREAAATNEDNDETFEMLASFVDSYPDSD
- the LOC140949998 gene encoding uncharacterized protein, which encodes MATEEDEETSTSKRVTSFNMLETEQFSEANVNSISSADFTCPICLQILIEPVVMPCEHELCGPCFKQNVQEANFLCPLCRMRISSWARRNSRNGTLVDLNRWKQIQKLFPKKCQKRLRGEDDEDLFDTPPLKRAISQDGEVRKEYEEEMRKLQQAREQEMQASEEVVRKLLEEEQKLARSIEHQALQDEELARQILLEEKEQNSQGKEILLQPSSSKTLSTGANSKQGKGKKIKSQRTQDHHGCNTLDRWFSPTRQPNNQGLEKSRCDLVNNKNHWRTTDSDASGLNYLSHNISDLINERKEQEDRDFQFALKLQNEFDLANQKNVQVERKKGTVDGYMLRSEACSNNAN